From Arachis stenosperma cultivar V10309 chromosome 2, arast.V10309.gnm1.PFL2, whole genome shotgun sequence, one genomic window encodes:
- the LOC130960625 gene encoding uncharacterized protein LOC130960625: MIKMYDFDRNGTMSFEEFVALNKFLIKVQHAFSDLERGRGFLVLDDVFEALVRIGFTLDSPAFYSACASFDQSKSGKFRLDVFISLCIFLQSARNLFNSFDTAKQGRITLDLNQFVYCTSNCRI; encoded by the exons ATGATCAA GATGTATGATTTTGATAGGAATGGTACTATGAGCTTTGAAG AATTTGTTGCACTCAACAAGTTCCTTATTAAG GTTCAACATGCATTTTCTGATCTTGAGAG GGGTCGTGGCTTTCTTGTCCTTGATGACGTTTTTGAG GCATTGGTAAGGATTGGCTTCACGCTGGATTCTCCTGCATTTTACTCTGCCTGTGCG AGCTTTGATCAAAGTAAAAGTGGAAAGTTTAGACTGGATGTCTTCATATCACTTTGTATATTCTTACAATCAGCAAG GAATCTGTTTAATTCATTTGATACTGCAAAACAAGGAAGAATTACTCTTGATCTGAACCAGTTTGTATATTGTA CTTCCAATTGTAGAATATGA
- the LOC130962009 gene encoding adenylate isopentenyltransferase 3, chloroplastic-like, which produces MTTTISMFMSRLTQPLINVPTSNVPKLNVRQIQKEKVVLIMGATGAGKSKLSVDLATCFPSEIINSDKIQVYEGLDIVTNKISKEEQKGVPHHLLGTQNPNIDFTSYDFCDMSLGAIDSITRREQLPIIVGGSNSYLEALIDDDDYKFRSRYDFCCLWVDVKMDVLDSYVQKRVDQMYLNGMVNELRPFFNPNNKDYSIGIRKAIGVPEFDEYFRRERVVDEETKQRLLDEAINEIKVNTCNLARKQFGKIQRLRNVKRWKIHRLDATPVFQKHGQEANKAWNKFVLEPSAMIIAKFLYNNNSSSSSSSSITSNNRVVSGFSSSVPASSESVVCV; this is translated from the coding sequence ATGACCACCACTATTTCAATGTTCATGTCTAGATTAACACAACCCTTAATAAATGTTCCTACTAGCAATGTCCCAAAATTGAATGTGAGGCAAATTCAGAAAGAGAAAGTAGTTTTGATCATGGGAGCCACAGGAGCTGGAAAGTCAAAGCTTTCTGTTGACCTTGCAACATGTTTTCCTTCAGAAATCATCAACTCAGACAAAATCCAAGTGTATGAAGGACTTGACATAGTCACAAACAAAATCTCCAAAGAAGAGCAAAAAGGGGTGCCACATCACTTACTAGGGACACAAAATCCCAACATTGATTTCACATCCTATGATTTTTGTGACATGTCACTAGGTGCCATTGACTCAATCACTAGGAGGGAACAGCTTCCAATCATAGTTGGTGGATCCAATTCATACCTTGAAGCCctaattgatgatgatgattacaAATTCAGATCAAGGTATGATTTTTGTTGCCTTTGGGTGGATGTGAAAATGGATGTTCTTGATTCATATGTGCAAAAAAGGGTTGACCAAATGTACCTAAATGGTATGGTCAATGAGCTTAGACCCTTTTTCAATCCCAATAATAAGGACTACTCAATTGGGATTAGAAAAGCAATTGGGGTGCCTGAATTTGATGAGTATTTTAGAAGAGAACGTGTTGTTGATGAAGAAACAAAGCAAAGGTTGCTTGATGAAGCAATCAATGAAATCAAGGTCAACACTTGCAACTTGGCTAGGAAACAATTTGGAAAAATCCAAAGGCTAAGGAATGTTAAGAGATGGAAGATTCATAGGTTGGATGCAACACCTGTTTTTCAAAAACATGGACAAGAAGCAAATAAGGCATGGAACAAGTTTGTGTTGGAGCCTAGTGCTATGATTATTGCAAAGTTTTTATATAATAAcaactcatcatcatcatcatcatcatccatcactTCCAATAATAGAGTTGTTTCTGGATTTAGTAGTAGTGTTCCAGCTTCATCAGAGAGTGTTGTATGTGTGTGA